A window of the Ostrea edulis chromosome 1, xbOstEdul1.1, whole genome shotgun sequence genome harbors these coding sequences:
- the LOC125653539 gene encoding uncharacterized protein LOC125653539: MTDTQTIGGTVIGGTVIGGSVIGGTVIGGSVIGGSVIGGTVIGGSVIGGSVIGGTVIGGTVIVIGGSVIGGSVIGGTVIGGSVIGGTVIGGTVIGGTVIGGTVIGGTVIGGTVIGGTVIGGTVIVIGGSVIGGSVIGGTVIGGSVIGGSVIGGTVIGGTVIGGTVIGGSVIGGSVIGGSVIGGSVIGGSVIGGTVIGGTVIGGSVIGGSVIGGTVIGGSVIGGSVIGGTVIVIGGSVIGGSVIVIGGTVIGGSVIGGTVIGGSVIGGSVIVIGGSVIGGSVIGGTVIGGSVIGGSVIGGTVIGGSVIGGSVIGGTVIGGTVIGGSVIGGSVIGGTVIGGSVIGGSVIGGTVIGGTVIGGSVIGGTVIGGTVIGGTVIGGTVIRHSMKRQFRFE; this comes from the exons ATGACAGACACACAA ACTATTGGTGGAACTGTTATTGGTGGAACTGTTATTGGTGGTTCTGTTATTGGTGGTACTGTTATTGGTGGTTCTGTTATTGGTGGTTCTGTTATTGGTGGTACTGTTATTGGTGGTTCTGTTATTGGTGGTTCTGTTATTGGTGGTACTGTTATTGGTGGAACTGTTATTGTTATTGGTGGTTCTGTTATTGGTGGTTCTGTTATTGGTGGTACTGTTATTGGTGGTTCTGTTATTGGTGGAACTGTTATTGGTGGAACTGTTATTGGTGGTACTGTTATTGGTGGAACTGTTATTGGTGGAACTGTTATTGGTGGTACTGTTATTGGTGGAACTGTTATTGGTGGAACTGTTATTGTTATTGGTGGTTCTGTTATTGGTGGTTCTGTTATTGGTGGTACTGTTATTGGTGGTAGTGTTATTGGTGGTTCTGTTATTGGTGGTACTGTTATTGGTGGAACTGTTATTGGTGGTACTGTTATTGGTGGTAGTGTTATTGGTGGTTCTGTTATTGGTGGTTCTGTTATTGGTGGTTCTGTTATTGGTGGTTCTGTTATTGGTGGTACTGTTATTGGTGGTACTGTTATTGGTGGTTCTGTTATTGGTGGTTCTGTTATTGGTGGTACTGTTATTGGTGGTAGTGTTATTGGTGGTTCTGTTATTGGTGGTACTGTTATTGTTATTGGTGGTTCTGTTATTGGTGGTTCTGTTATTGTTATTGGTGGTACTGTTATTGGTGGTTCTGTTATTGGTGGTACTGTTATTGGTGGTTCTGTTATTGGTGGTTCTGTTATTGTTATTGGTGGTTCTGTTATTGGTGGTTCTGTTATTGGTGGTACTGTTATTGGTGGTTCTGTTATTGGTGGTTCTGTTATTGGTGGTACTGTTATTGGTGGTTCTGTTATTGGTGGTTCTGTTATTGGTGGTACTGTTATTGGTGGTACTGTTATTGGTGGTTCTGTTATTGGTGGTTCTGTTATTGGTGGTACTGTTATTGGTGGTTCTGTTATTGGTGGTTCTGTTATTGGTGGTACTGTTATTGGTGGTACTGTTATTGGTGGTTCTGTTATTGGTGGTACTGTTATTGGTGGTACTGTTATTGGTGGTACTGTTATTGGTGGAACTGTTATTCGTCACAGCATGAAGAGACAATTTAGGTTCGAGTAA